In Cytobacillus oceanisediminis, the following proteins share a genomic window:
- a CDS encoding YjiH family protein has product MEKETAVNQSHQPELKNPNAALKNKVKFFLFSAIGLFMFFVPVTVNEKSSIMLDHIVTAIQTSIPAAVPYYALLVILLGAIYPFYTKSWNKNKVNIVFSIFKVIGLFVAIMIVSGYGPDWLFDPSMGPFLFDKLVVPVGLLVPIGSVFLALLVGYGLLEFFGVIMQPIMKPIWKTPGKSAIDAVASFVGSYSIGLLITNRVFKEGKYSIKEAAIIATGFSTVSATFMIVVAKTLGLMEIWNTYFWTTFAVTFIVTAITVRIWPLRSMSEEYYNGQQPPMETLSGTRLQAAWKEAMDTAAQSPGLWKNIRDNLKDGFVMTMSILPSIMSVGLLGLVLAEFTPIFDWLGYIFYPFTALVQLPEPLLAAKASAVGIAEMFLPALLAAEAALATKFVIGVVSVSAIIFFSALVPCILSTEIPITIPQLLVIWAERTILTILIAAPLAYILL; this is encoded by the coding sequence ATGGAAAAAGAAACTGCAGTGAATCAATCTCACCAGCCTGAGCTCAAGAATCCAAATGCAGCTTTGAAAAATAAGGTTAAATTTTTTCTTTTCAGCGCAATTGGCCTATTTATGTTTTTTGTTCCCGTCACCGTTAATGAGAAATCCTCCATCATGCTTGACCATATTGTCACAGCCATTCAGACTTCCATACCTGCAGCAGTCCCTTATTATGCCTTACTCGTCATCCTGCTTGGCGCCATTTATCCTTTCTATACAAAATCCTGGAACAAGAACAAAGTAAACATTGTATTCTCCATTTTTAAAGTGATTGGGTTATTTGTCGCCATAATGATCGTCTCCGGATATGGCCCTGACTGGCTATTCGACCCGAGTATGGGACCGTTTTTGTTTGACAAACTTGTCGTGCCTGTCGGGCTGCTCGTTCCAATCGGCTCCGTTTTTCTGGCACTGCTGGTTGGATATGGTCTCCTTGAATTTTTCGGTGTCATAATGCAGCCGATTATGAAGCCAATCTGGAAGACACCAGGGAAATCTGCAATCGATGCGGTGGCATCTTTTGTAGGAAGCTATTCAATCGGGCTGCTCATTACAAACCGGGTATTCAAAGAAGGAAAATACAGTATTAAGGAAGCCGCCATTATAGCCACCGGATTCTCAACCGTCTCCGCAACGTTCATGATTGTTGTTGCCAAAACACTTGGATTGATGGAAATCTGGAACACATATTTTTGGACGACCTTTGCTGTAACCTTCATCGTAACGGCTATTACAGTAAGAATTTGGCCTCTTAGATCAATGAGCGAAGAATATTACAATGGACAGCAGCCTCCAATGGAAACCCTTTCAGGGACCCGTCTGCAGGCAGCCTGGAAAGAAGCGATGGATACAGCCGCTCAGTCCCCGGGATTATGGAAAAACATCAGAGATAATTTAAAAGATGGGTTTGTCATGACGATGTCCATTTTGCCATCCATTATGTCAGTTGGTTTATTAGGCTTGGTTCTTGCAGAATTCACCCCTATTTTTGACTGGCTTGGATATATCTTTTATCCTTTTACGGCTCTAGTGCAGCTGCCTGAGCCATTATTGGCAGCAAAAGCAAGTGCAGTGGGGATTGCTGAAATGTTTTTGCCGGCATTGCTTGCAGCAGAGGCAGCACTGGCCACTAAATTTGTTATCGGAGTCGTTTCAGTATCAGCTATCATTTTCTTTTCTGCACTTGTCCCGTGTATTTTATCAACAGAGATCCCGATCACCATTCCGCAGCTGCTTGTCATCTGGGCAGAAAGAACAATTTTAACGATACTGATTGCTGCGCCTCTGGCCTATATATTGCTTTAA
- a CDS encoding agmatinase family protein, whose translation MLPTINPPGFFWPQAELGTDVKVNEWIRQIQREEELKKEKWDVVLFGVPLSRSSISVSGASEFPESFRRSWKGFSTYNLDFECDLQELKVADLGDVKMHFTDIPQCHSNIKQTIKEISKQFPDSFPIAIGGDHSITAMLVSGLKELEPEKEIGILQLDTHLDLRSLEDHGPTNGTPIRNLIQNSMIKGENVYNIGLHGFFNSQSLIKYAKEHKLNYITLKEARRRGIEETVKEALLQLESKVDKIYVTIDMDVLDIGFAPGVPASTPGGMSTEELFSAVYAAGLSPKTAAMDIVCLDPTRDHQAQPTVKAGTYTFLTFLTALMNRR comes from the coding sequence ATGCTGCCAACAATAAATCCTCCCGGGTTCTTTTGGCCGCAAGCCGAATTAGGAACTGATGTAAAGGTGAATGAATGGATTCGCCAAATCCAGAGGGAAGAGGAGTTAAAAAAAGAAAAATGGGATGTCGTGCTTTTCGGTGTCCCTCTTTCCCGCTCATCCATAAGCGTATCAGGAGCATCTGAATTCCCTGAATCATTCAGGAGATCCTGGAAAGGCTTTTCCACGTACAATCTGGATTTTGAATGTGATCTTCAAGAACTTAAAGTTGCAGATCTTGGCGACGTAAAAATGCATTTCACGGATATTCCGCAATGCCATTCCAATATAAAACAGACAATAAAAGAAATAAGTAAACAATTTCCTGATTCATTTCCAATTGCGATTGGAGGAGATCACTCCATTACAGCCATGCTTGTTAGCGGCCTGAAAGAACTGGAGCCTGAAAAAGAAATCGGCATTCTCCAGCTGGATACTCACCTTGATCTCAGGAGCCTTGAAGACCATGGGCCGACAAATGGGACACCCATCCGCAACCTGATTCAGAACAGCATGATTAAAGGGGAAAATGTCTATAATATTGGACTTCATGGCTTTTTTAACAGCCAGTCACTTATCAAGTATGCAAAAGAGCACAAACTCAATTATATTACGCTGAAAGAAGCCAGAAGACGGGGAATTGAAGAAACGGTTAAAGAAGCACTTTTGCAGCTGGAGTCAAAAGTGGATAAAATTTATGTCACGATTGACATGGACGTTCTTGATATCGGCTTTGCTCCTGGGGTTCCCGCATCCACACCAGGCGGCATGAGCACCGAAGAATTATTCAGTGCGGTATATGCTGCAGGACTTTCTCCCAAAACGGCAGCCATGGATATAGTTTGCCTCGATCCAACAAGAGATCACCAGGCACAGCCAACGGTGAAAGCAGGTACGTACACTTTTCTGACCTTTTTGACAGCATTAATGAACAGAAGGTAA